A genomic stretch from Apis cerana isolate GH-2021 linkage group LG7, AcerK_1.0, whole genome shotgun sequence includes:
- the LOC107993702 gene encoding uncharacterized protein LOC107993702, with product MLDRKAPAVSSIVPERAMIQWWKGVGSCYAVGTTCEKEPEAPAHRPREEEEEENAKGPVYPRRWSMHDGIVAVIIATVSVINLTARGRFKNAASLPRSCCIVRRADRPRQREPRADSRIDTCTDPRRGPLLVAAAVRERELSRHMRQGRR from the exons ATGCTCGATCGTAAAGCTCCGGCTGTTAGCTCGATCGTTCCCGAACGTGCAATGATTCAATGGTGGAAGGGCGTGGGCAGTTGTTACGCGGTTGGGACCACTTGTGAAAAGGAACCAGAGGCACCTGCACACCGCccacgagaagaagaagaggaggagaacgcCAAGGGCCCGGTGTATCCCAGACGCTGGAG CATGCACGATGGAATCGTCGCTGTTATTATCGCCACGGTGTCCGTCATAAATCTCACGGCTCGCGGACGTTTCAAAAATGCCGCCTCCCTTCCGAGATCCTGTTGTATTGTACGTAGAGCCGACAGGCCCAGACAGAGGGAGCCGCGTGCTGACTCACGTATAGACACGTGCACGGACCCACGGCGTGGACCATTGTTGGTGGCTGCTGCTGTCCGAGAACGAGAGCTGTCTCGCCATATGCGGCAAGGACGCCGATGA